The proteins below are encoded in one region of Paraburkholderia aromaticivorans:
- a CDS encoding cupin domain-containing protein has product MASGESFGRGAGSGCMRCASFSILLFSIRDIMGILSIVDFSVAAKESVEYMPKAEAVLAGEPLQTVHTHFSSPCGQLAAGIWEGACGQWTVNFTESEYCEILEGVSVIRDADGVAKTVRAGDRFLIPAGFTGTWEVVEPCRKVFVSVEFKG; this is encoded by the coding sequence GTGGCTTCAGGCGAGTCTTTTGGGCGTGGCGCGGGCAGTGGGTGCATGCGCTGCGCTTCTTTTTCTATTCTTCTATTTTCTATTCGAGACATTATGGGTATTTTGAGTATTGTGGATTTTTCGGTGGCTGCTAAGGAAAGTGTTGAGTACATGCCTAAGGCTGAGGCTGTGCTGGCTGGGGAGCCTTTGCAGACTGTTCATACGCATTTTTCCAGCCCTTGTGGGCAGCTTGCGGCGGGGATTTGGGAAGGGGCTTGCGGTCAGTGGACTGTGAATTTTACGGAGAGCGAGTACTGCGAGATTCTCGAAGGGGTGTCGGTGATTCGAGATGCGGATGGCGTGGCGAAAACTGTGCGGGCTGGGGATCGGTTTTTGATTCCTGCTGGGTTTACGGGGACTTGGGAAGTTGTTGAGCCGTGTAGGAAAGTGTTTGTTTCGGTGGAGTTTAAAGGGTAG
- a CDS encoding DUF4148 domain-containing protein, giving the protein MKSLIKAVALVVAFAAPVASFAQSEQPVTRAEVEAQLKQIEQAGYNPAVATDSTYPADIQAAEARVAAQNNAATGYGPSTAGSSETGSDVPAGNPNLQGQ; this is encoded by the coding sequence ATGAAATCGCTAATCAAAGCAGTGGCGCTGGTTGTGGCGTTCGCAGCGCCAGTCGCGTCGTTCGCACAATCCGAGCAACCGGTAACACGTGCCGAGGTCGAGGCACAATTGAAGCAGATCGAACAGGCCGGCTACAACCCGGCGGTCGCAACGGACTCCACCTACCCGGCTGACATTCAAGCAGCCGAAGCACGCGTTGCCGCGCAGAACAACGCAGCAACGGGATATGGTCCTTCCACCGCCGGCTCGTCGGAAACCGGCTCCGACGTTCCCGCTGGCAATCCGAATCTGCAAGGTCAGTAG
- the xylF gene encoding D-xylose ABC transporter substrate-binding protein, with product MKFATRRTVLSSLVCGAVLASLSLAAPLAHASKDHPEIGFCIDDLRVERWSRDRDYFVAAAEKLGAKVSVQSADASEERQISQIENLISRGVDVIVIVPFNSKTLGNVVAEAKKAGIKVVSYDRLILDADVDAYISFDNEKVGELQAQGVYNAQPKGNYFLLGGAPTDNNAKMLREGQLKILKPAMDRGDIKVVGQQWVPEWSASTALRIVEDALTANNNKIDAIVASNDGTAGGAIQALAAQHMAGKVPVSGQDADLAAVKRVIAGTQTMTVYKPLKLIAGEAAKLSVALAKGEKPVYNSQYDNGKKKVDTVLLQPTLLTKSNVDVVVKDGFYTQAQLASQ from the coding sequence ATGAAATTCGCAACGCGTCGTACCGTATTGAGTTCGCTCGTGTGTGGAGCGGTGCTCGCCAGCCTGTCGCTTGCCGCGCCGCTCGCGCACGCAAGCAAGGACCATCCGGAAATTGGCTTCTGTATCGACGATCTGCGCGTCGAACGCTGGTCGCGCGATCGCGACTATTTCGTCGCCGCAGCGGAAAAACTCGGCGCGAAAGTGTCGGTGCAATCCGCCGACGCGAGCGAAGAGCGGCAGATCTCGCAGATCGAAAACCTGATCTCGCGCGGCGTGGATGTCATCGTGATCGTGCCGTTCAATTCAAAGACGCTCGGCAACGTAGTCGCCGAAGCGAAGAAGGCCGGCATCAAGGTCGTTTCATATGACCGCCTGATTCTCGACGCCGATGTAGACGCCTACATCTCGTTCGATAACGAAAAGGTCGGCGAATTGCAGGCGCAAGGCGTCTACAACGCGCAGCCGAAGGGCAACTACTTCCTGCTCGGCGGCGCGCCGACGGATAACAACGCCAAGATGTTGCGCGAAGGCCAGCTCAAGATACTGAAGCCCGCCATGGACAGGGGCGACATCAAAGTGGTCGGTCAGCAGTGGGTGCCGGAATGGAGCGCTTCCACGGCGCTGCGCATTGTCGAAGATGCGCTGACGGCGAATAATAACAAGATCGACGCGATCGTCGCATCGAACGACGGCACCGCAGGCGGCGCGATCCAGGCGCTCGCCGCGCAACATATGGCAGGCAAGGTGCCGGTGTCGGGCCAGGACGCGGACCTCGCGGCTGTGAAGCGTGTGATTGCCGGCACGCAGACCATGACCGTCTACAAGCCGCTGAAGCTGATTGCCGGCGAAGCGGCCAAGCTTTCCGTGGCGTTGGCGAAGGGCGAGAAGCCCGTCTATAACTCGCAATACGACAACGGCAAGAAGAAAGTCGACACAGTGCTCCTGCAACCCACGTTGCTCACCAAGAGCAATGTCGATGTAGTCGTCAAGGACGGCTTCTATACCCAGGCCCAGCTCGCGAGCCAATGA
- the xylG gene encoding D-xylose ABC transporter ATP-binding protein: MTQALMTMRGIVKAFSGVKALDGIDLTVAPGECVGLCGENGAGKSTLMKVLSGVYPWGTWDGEIIWEGEPLKAASVRDTERAGIIIIHQELMLVPELSVAENIFLGNEITLPGGRMNYAAMYQRADELLRELGISGINAAQPVMNYGGGHQQLIEIAKALNKRAKLLILDEPSSSLTASEIRILLDIVRDLKRRGVACVYISHKLDEVAAVCDTISVIRDGRHVATEPMRALTTDRIISLMVGREIKNLFPREPHPIGDVIFEARHVTCFDVTNPRRKRVNDVSFALRHGEILGVAGLVGAGRTELMQAIFGAYPGVSEATVVMDGKPLKIRAPVDAIRAGIGMVPEDRKRHGIVPGLSVGHNITLAVLQRFASGGRIDSAAELDTIHTEMKRLSVRAAHPMLSIASLSGGNQQKAVLTRMLLTNPKVLILDEPTRGVDVGAKYEIYKLILQLAQRGMSIVMVSSELPEVLGISDRVLVIGEGELRGDFVNDGLTQEDILSAAIRPVQRSPNPTAASAA; this comes from the coding sequence ATGACGCAAGCTCTTATGACGATGCGCGGCATCGTCAAGGCGTTTTCCGGCGTGAAGGCGCTCGACGGCATCGACCTCACGGTCGCGCCCGGCGAGTGCGTGGGCCTGTGCGGCGAGAACGGCGCGGGCAAGTCGACGTTGATGAAAGTGCTTTCCGGCGTGTATCCGTGGGGCACGTGGGACGGTGAAATCATCTGGGAAGGCGAGCCGCTGAAAGCCGCCAGCGTGCGCGACACCGAACGCGCCGGCATCATCATCATTCACCAGGAGTTGATGCTGGTGCCGGAATTGTCGGTGGCGGAGAACATCTTTCTCGGCAATGAAATCACGCTGCCCGGCGGCCGCATGAATTACGCCGCGATGTACCAGCGCGCCGACGAACTGTTGCGCGAACTCGGCATTAGCGGAATCAATGCCGCGCAGCCGGTGATGAACTATGGCGGCGGCCATCAGCAGTTGATCGAGATTGCGAAGGCGCTGAACAAGCGCGCCAAGCTGCTGATTCTCGATGAACCGTCTTCTTCGCTGACAGCTTCCGAGATCCGCATTCTGCTCGACATCGTGCGCGATCTGAAGCGGCGCGGCGTGGCCTGTGTGTATATCTCGCACAAGCTCGATGAAGTGGCGGCCGTATGCGACACGATCAGTGTGATTCGCGACGGCCGTCACGTCGCGACCGAGCCGATGCGCGCCCTCACGACTGACCGCATTATTTCGCTGATGGTGGGCCGGGAGATCAAGAACCTGTTTCCGCGCGAGCCGCATCCAATCGGCGACGTGATCTTCGAAGCGCGCCACGTCACGTGTTTCGATGTGACCAATCCGCGTCGCAAGCGTGTGAACGATGTGTCGTTCGCGCTGCGGCATGGTGAAATTCTCGGCGTGGCCGGTCTGGTCGGCGCGGGGCGCACGGAGTTGATGCAGGCGATCTTCGGCGCGTATCCCGGCGTGAGCGAGGCGACCGTGGTGATGGACGGCAAGCCGCTCAAGATTCGCGCGCCCGTCGATGCGATTCGCGCGGGCATCGGCATGGTGCCGGAAGATCGCAAACGCCACGGCATCGTGCCGGGGCTGAGCGTCGGCCACAACATCACGCTGGCGGTGTTGCAGCGCTTTGCATCGGGTGGGCGAATCGACTCCGCTGCTGAACTCGATACGATTCACACGGAAATGAAGCGGCTTTCGGTGCGCGCCGCGCATCCCATGTTGTCGATTGCGAGTCTGTCGGGCGGCAATCAGCAAAAGGCCGTGCTGACACGCATGTTGCTGACCAATCCGAAAGTGCTGATTCTCGACGAGCCCACGCGTGGCGTCGACGTCGGCGCGAAATATGAAATCTACAAGCTGATCCTTCAACTGGCGCAGCGCGGCATGTCGATCGTGATGGTGTCCTCCGAATTACCCGAAGTGCTCGGCATCAGCGATCGCGTGCTGGTGATCGGCGAAGGCGAGTTGCGAGGCGATTTCGTCAACGACGGCCTCACGCAGGAGGACATTCTCAGCGCCGCGATCCGTCCCGTGCAGCGATCCCCGAACCCAACCGCAGCGAGTGCCGCATGA
- a CDS encoding sugar ABC transporter permease, with protein MTPDVTSQRADEAAPRGAFGGPQRIQQLFARYKILALLIAVAAIWIFFSALTHGAFVTPRNLSNLLRQMSITGMLACGMVFVIIAGEIDLSVGSLLGLLGGVAAILDVNRHWPIGVTLPVVMLLGVLVGMFNGWWSTYRRVPSFIVGLGGMLAYRGILLGVTGGSTIAPVSESFVFVGQGYLPRLAGDTLAVVLFLLLAFLTIRQRRNRERYQLRVVPFWQDVVKVVGAGVILAGFVATLDRYGGIPVPVLLLLALLGIFTWIATQTVFGRRIYAVGSNLEATRLSGVNTNRVKLAIFALMGLMCAFGGIVNTARLAAGSPSAGSMGELDAIAACFIGGTSMRGGSGTVYGALIGALVMASLDNGMSMLDVDAYWQMIVKGSILVLAVWIDVVSGSNRR; from the coding sequence ATGACCCCCGACGTTACTTCCCAACGCGCCGACGAAGCCGCGCCGCGAGGCGCATTCGGCGGTCCGCAGCGCATTCAGCAACTGTTCGCGCGCTACAAGATTCTCGCGCTGCTGATCGCCGTGGCCGCGATCTGGATTTTCTTTTCGGCGCTCACGCACGGTGCGTTCGTCACGCCGCGCAATCTGTCGAACCTGCTGCGGCAGATGTCGATTACCGGCATGCTCGCGTGCGGAATGGTGTTCGTGATCATCGCCGGCGAGATCGATCTGTCGGTCGGATCGTTGCTCGGATTGCTCGGCGGTGTGGCGGCGATACTCGACGTCAACCGTCACTGGCCGATCGGCGTCACGTTGCCGGTGGTGATGCTGCTCGGCGTGCTGGTCGGCATGTTCAACGGATGGTGGTCGACCTACCGGCGCGTGCCTTCGTTCATTGTCGGGCTCGGCGGCATGCTCGCGTATCGGGGCATTCTGCTCGGCGTGACAGGCGGCTCGACGATTGCGCCGGTGTCGGAGAGTTTCGTGTTCGTCGGCCAAGGGTATTTGCCGCGGCTCGCGGGCGATACGCTCGCGGTGGTGCTGTTTCTGCTGCTGGCGTTTCTGACGATACGGCAGCGCCGTAATCGAGAGCGCTATCAATTGCGGGTGGTGCCGTTCTGGCAGGACGTCGTGAAGGTGGTCGGCGCGGGCGTGATTCTCGCGGGTTTCGTTGCGACGCTCGATCGGTACGGCGGTATTCCGGTGCCGGTTCTGTTGCTGCTCGCGCTGCTGGGTATCTTCACGTGGATTGCCACGCAGACCGTGTTCGGGCGGCGCATCTACGCGGTCGGTTCGAACCTCGAAGCGACCCGGCTTTCGGGCGTGAACACCAATCGCGTGAAGTTGGCGATCTTCGCGCTGATGGGGCTGATGTGCGCGTTCGGCGGTATCGTCAATACGGCGCGGCTGGCTGCGGGTTCGCCATCGGCGGGATCGATGGGCGAACTCGATGCGATTGCCGCGTGCTTTATCGGTGGAACGTCGATGCGCGGCGGTTCCGGCACGGTCTACGGCGCGCTGATCGGCGCGCTCGTGATGGCGAGCCTCGACAACGGCATGTCGATGCTCGACGTCGACGCTTATTGGCAGATGATCGTGAAGGGCAGCATTCTCGTGCTGGCCGTGTGGATCGATGTCGTGTCGGGGTCGAACCGGCGGTGA
- a CDS encoding XylR family transcriptional regulator, giving the protein MTRPQTPQTTHRIALLFNANKVYDREIITGIGNYLLSTRVAWDLFLEEDFRCRLTGIERFDGDGIIADFDDPAVGEALRDCPLPVVAVGSSFEDPAHYPPDLPYIATDNSKLISLAYTHLIGAGLEHFALYSLPQAQENRWAQQRELAFAHLRSADGHSAEQIDGEMYRGLSTSAPSWNQATEQLTAWLRDLPKPVGIIAVTDARARHLLQACLIAGIPVPEEVAIIGIDNDPLTRTLTRIPLSSVIQGTEEMGRTAAHLLHQMLRGARFPGRRILVPPVGINVLESTKHQPLASPYVMRARHFIRQYACQGIRTEQVADYVGVSRSSLEEYFRRERQCTVHQEILRHKLDVAKALLAKGDASSAEVAIRCGFTSLQYMYAVFRRELGCTPREYQEQANSTSAPG; this is encoded by the coding sequence ATGACCCGTCCGCAAACACCACAGACGACCCATCGGATCGCGCTGCTGTTCAACGCGAACAAGGTCTACGACCGCGAGATCATCACCGGCATCGGTAACTACCTGCTGTCCACGCGCGTGGCGTGGGACCTGTTCCTCGAAGAAGATTTTCGCTGCCGGCTGACGGGCATCGAACGCTTCGACGGCGACGGCATCATCGCGGATTTCGACGATCCCGCTGTGGGCGAAGCGCTGCGCGATTGTCCGTTGCCAGTGGTCGCCGTGGGTTCGTCGTTCGAAGATCCGGCGCACTATCCTCCGGATTTACCCTATATCGCGACCGACAACAGCAAGCTCATCTCGCTCGCCTATACGCACCTGATCGGCGCCGGTCTCGAGCACTTCGCGTTGTATAGCCTCCCGCAGGCGCAGGAGAACCGCTGGGCGCAACAGCGTGAACTCGCGTTCGCCCACTTGCGCAGCGCGGATGGACATAGCGCGGAGCAGATCGATGGCGAAATGTATCGCGGTCTCTCGACCAGCGCGCCGTCATGGAACCAGGCGACCGAACAGCTCACCGCGTGGCTGCGGGATTTGCCGAAGCCGGTCGGCATCATCGCCGTGACTGATGCGCGTGCGCGGCATCTGCTTCAGGCGTGTTTGATCGCCGGCATTCCTGTGCCCGAAGAGGTCGCGATCATCGGCATCGACAATGATCCGTTGACGCGTACGTTGACCCGTATTCCGCTTTCTTCGGTGATTCAGGGCACCGAAGAAATGGGCCGCACCGCGGCTCACCTTTTGCATCAGATGCTGCGTGGTGCGCGCTTTCCAGGGCGACGCATTCTGGTGCCGCCGGTCGGCATCAACGTGCTCGAATCGACGAAGCACCAACCGCTGGCGAGTCCGTATGTGATGCGGGCGCGGCACTTCATTCGACAGTACGCGTGCCAGGGTATTCGCACCGAACAGGTTGCCGACTATGTGGGCGTATCGCGTTCGTCGCTCGAAGAGTACTTTCGGCGCGAACGGCAGTGCACCGTGCATCAGGAAATCTTGCGTCATAAACTCGATGTCGCGAAGGCACTTCTGGCGAAGGGCGATGCGTCGAGCGCGGAAGTGGCGATCCGTTGCGGCTTCACGTCGCTGCAATACATGTACGCGGTGTTTCGCCGTGAACTCGGTTGTACGCCGCGCGAATACCAGGAGCAGGCGAATTCAACGTCCGCGCCGGGCTGA
- a CDS encoding type II toxin-antitoxin system RelE/ParE family toxin — translation MIDAKPLNFCGSSLDDLREFPLSARRDAGHQLDQVQRGRDPDDWKPMNTIGPGAREIRIRDANGAFRIIYVAKFGDAIYVLHCFQKKTQKIGKADLELATKRYREMKEAKA, via the coding sequence ATGATCGATGCGAAGCCACTCAACTTCTGCGGTAGCTCTCTGGACGACTTGCGCGAGTTCCCGCTTTCGGCGCGACGCGACGCCGGCCACCAACTCGATCAGGTCCAGCGCGGTCGCGATCCCGACGACTGGAAACCCATGAATACGATAGGCCCGGGCGCACGGGAAATTCGGATTCGCGACGCAAACGGTGCATTTCGGATCATTTACGTCGCAAAATTTGGAGACGCAATCTACGTGCTGCATTGCTTCCAGAAAAAGACGCAAAAGATCGGCAAAGCGGATCTGGAACTCGCCACCAAGCGTTACCGCGAAATGAAAGAGGCTAAGGCATGA
- the xylA gene encoding xylose isomerase has protein sequence MSYFEHIPEIRYEGPQSDNPLAYRHYDKSKRVLGKTLEEHLRIAVCYWHTFVWPGVDIFGQGTFRRPWQQAGDAMERAQQKADSAFEFFSKLGTPYYTFHDTDVSPEGASLKEYSENFLRIADYLARKQESTGIKLLWGTANLFSHPRYAAGAATSPDPEVFAFAATQVRHAFDATQRLGGDNYVLWGGREGYDTLLNTDLVRERDQLARFLHMVVDHKHKIGFKGALLIEPKPQEPTKHQYDYDVATVHGFLLQHGLDKEIRVNIEANHATLAGHSFHHEIATAYALGIFGSVDANRGDPQNGWDTDQFPNSVEELTLAFYEILKHGGFTTGGMNFDSKVRRQSVDPEDLFYGHIGAIDNLALAVERAAVLVENDRLDQFKRQRYAGWDAEFGRKILSGDYSLSTLAADALARGLNPQHASGHQELMENIVNQAIYSGR, from the coding sequence ATGTCTTACTTCGAACACATTCCCGAGATCCGCTACGAAGGCCCTCAATCGGATAACCCGCTTGCGTACCGCCACTACGATAAAAGCAAAAGAGTACTCGGAAAGACTCTCGAAGAACATCTACGCATTGCCGTGTGCTACTGGCATACGTTCGTCTGGCCGGGTGTCGATATTTTCGGGCAAGGAACGTTTCGGCGTCCCTGGCAGCAAGCCGGCGACGCGATGGAGCGGGCGCAGCAAAAAGCGGATTCCGCATTCGAATTCTTCTCGAAGCTCGGCACGCCGTACTACACGTTTCACGATACCGACGTCTCGCCCGAAGGCGCGAGCCTGAAGGAATACAGCGAAAACTTCTTGCGCATCGCCGATTATCTGGCGCGCAAGCAGGAGAGCACCGGCATCAAACTGCTGTGGGGCACGGCCAATCTGTTCTCGCATCCCCGTTACGCGGCCGGCGCGGCGACCAGTCCCGATCCGGAGGTGTTCGCGTTTGCGGCAACGCAGGTGCGCCATGCGTTCGATGCGACGCAACGGCTCGGCGGCGATAACTATGTACTGTGGGGTGGACGCGAAGGTTACGACACCTTGCTCAATACGGACCTCGTGCGTGAGCGCGATCAACTCGCCCGTTTTCTGCATATGGTCGTCGATCATAAGCACAAGATTGGTTTCAAAGGCGCGCTGCTGATCGAACCCAAACCGCAGGAACCGACCAAGCATCAATACGATTACGACGTCGCGACCGTGCATGGCTTTTTGCTGCAACACGGGCTCGACAAAGAGATTCGGGTGAACATCGAGGCCAATCACGCGACGCTCGCGGGGCACTCGTTCCATCACGAGATCGCCACGGCCTATGCGCTCGGTATCTTCGGCAGCGTCGACGCGAATCGCGGCGATCCGCAAAACGGCTGGGACACGGATCAATTCCCAAATAGTGTGGAGGAACTGACGCTCGCCTTCTACGAAATTCTCAAACACGGCGGCTTCACAACCGGGGGCATGAACTTCGACTCGAAAGTACGGCGCCAAAGTGTCGATCCGGAAGATCTGTTCTATGGCCACATCGGTGCGATCGACAACCTCGCGCTCGCCGTCGAGCGCGCGGCAGTGCTAGTCGAAAACGACCGTCTCGATCAATTCAAACGTCAACGCTACGCAGGCTGGGATGCAGAGTTCGGCCGCAAGATTCTCTCCGGCGACTATTCGCTCTCCACATTGGCGGCGGATGCACTGGCGCGCGGGCTGAACCCGCAGCACGCAAGCGGCCATCAGGAGTTGATGGAAAACATCGTGAATCAGGCGATTTACAGCGGACGCTGA
- a CDS encoding aldose epimerase family protein: protein MISIAQLSSEPWGTLRGGDSVRLFTLRNAHGMKVAISDLGATLVSWHAPDRAGVLGDILLGHDTPAEYVAATTYMGGLIGRWANRIADARFTLDGIEYTLDRNEGANLLHGGSVGFHRALWDVSEDNGALLMRLESPEGDAGFPGNVTTQVRYSLDDDGTLTIAYEAITDAATPLNLTSHPYFNLTGRPGADIRGHVLSIDADRFFEVDAAMIPCKLAEVAGNAFDFRQSAPIGARLDWPHVQLATAGGFDHCYVLHDARDADKNGATPPMRQVACAYDPGSGRELTVSTDQRGLQFYSGNWLKGETGRGGIAYQAHAGLCLEAGGFPNQVNMAEQDEVIVRAGDTYQQVTAYRVDVRQGV from the coding sequence ATGATCAGCATCGCACAACTTTCTTCCGAGCCGTGGGGCACATTGCGCGGCGGCGATTCCGTCCGACTCTTCACGCTGCGCAACGCGCACGGCATGAAAGTCGCTATCAGCGATCTGGGCGCGACGCTGGTCTCGTGGCATGCGCCAGATCGCGCCGGCGTACTCGGCGATATACTGCTCGGCCACGACACGCCCGCTGAATATGTGGCGGCCACCACTTACATGGGCGGACTGATCGGCCGCTGGGCGAACCGCATTGCCGATGCGCGCTTTACGCTCGATGGCATTGAGTACACGCTCGACCGCAATGAAGGCGCGAACCTGCTGCATGGCGGCTCGGTGGGTTTCCATCGCGCGCTGTGGGACGTGAGCGAGGATAACGGCGCGTTGCTCATGCGGCTGGAGTCGCCCGAAGGCGATGCCGGTTTTCCCGGCAACGTGACCACGCAAGTGCGCTATTCGCTCGACGACGACGGCACGCTGACCATCGCCTATGAAGCGATCACCGATGCCGCTACACCGCTCAATCTGACGAGTCATCCCTACTTCAATCTCACGGGCCGGCCGGGTGCCGACATTCGCGGCCACGTGTTGTCGATCGATGCCGACCGCTTCTTTGAAGTCGACGCCGCCATGATTCCGTGCAAGCTGGCTGAAGTGGCAGGCAATGCCTTCGACTTCCGGCAGAGCGCGCCGATCGGCGCACGGCTCGACTGGCCGCACGTGCAGTTGGCGACGGCTGGCGGCTTCGACCATTGCTACGTGCTGCACGATGCACGCGACGCCGACAAAAACGGCGCCACCCCGCCGATGCGCCAGGTTGCCTGCGCCTACGATCCCGGCAGCGGACGCGAATTGACCGTGTCGACCGATCAACGCGGCTTACAGTTTTATAGCGGCAACTGGTTAAAGGGCGAGACAGGACGCGGCGGCATTGCGTATCAAGCGCATGCCGGTTTGTGTCTCGAAGCGGGCGGTTTTCCGAACCAGGTCAATATGGCGGAGCAGGACGAGGTGATCGTGCGCGCCGGCGACACGTATCAGCAAGTGACCGCGTATCGGGTCGATGTACGCCAGGGCGTGTGA
- a CDS encoding polyamine ABC transporter substrate-binding protein, with the protein MLCSLTALTAMNAARAADTSLNVYNWSDYIAKDTIANFEKQSGVNVKYDSYDSDDTLQAKLLAGSSGYDIVVPTSSYMARQIEAGVYQKIDKSKMPNLANLDPGLMKLIADADPGNQYGVPWAWGTDGIGYNVQAVKKALGGEAPVDSWSLLFDPANLSKVKSCGVSFLDSAADVFPAVLQYMHKDPNSTNPGDYQAAYEVLKKVRPYITQFNSSGYINDLANNDICVAFGFSGDVGIARRRASEAKRSYEVRFSNIKDAGLVWMDVMVIPKDAPHPEAAMKWMNYIEDPKVSAEITNEVFYPTANRAARQFVTPTIEQDANVYPPEAVLNKMTLMRPQPAPIMRLENRLWAQLKSGS; encoded by the coding sequence ATGCTGTGCTCACTGACCGCTTTGACCGCGATGAACGCCGCGCGCGCCGCGGACACGTCGCTGAATGTCTACAACTGGTCCGACTACATTGCGAAGGACACGATCGCCAACTTCGAGAAGCAATCCGGCGTCAACGTGAAATACGACAGTTACGACAGCGACGATACGTTGCAGGCCAAATTGCTTGCGGGCAGCTCGGGCTATGACATCGTGGTGCCGACGTCGAGCTATATGGCGCGGCAGATCGAAGCCGGTGTGTATCAGAAGATCGACAAGTCGAAGATGCCGAACCTCGCCAATCTCGATCCCGGTTTGATGAAACTGATTGCGGATGCCGATCCCGGCAATCAATACGGCGTGCCTTGGGCATGGGGCACCGATGGGATCGGCTACAACGTGCAGGCAGTGAAGAAAGCGCTCGGTGGTGAAGCGCCGGTGGATAGCTGGTCGCTGTTGTTCGACCCGGCGAATCTGTCGAAGGTGAAGAGTTGCGGTGTGTCCTTTCTCGATTCGGCCGCCGATGTCTTTCCCGCCGTGCTTCAGTACATGCACAAAGATCCGAACAGTACTAATCCTGGCGACTACCAGGCGGCGTATGAAGTGCTGAAGAAGGTTCGGCCGTACATCACGCAGTTCAATTCATCCGGCTATATCAACGATCTGGCGAACAACGATATCTGCGTGGCGTTCGGTTTTTCCGGCGATGTGGGAATTGCGCGGCGACGTGCTTCGGAAGCGAAGCGTTCGTATGAGGTGCGGTTTTCTAATATCAAGGACGCTGGTTTGGTTTGGATGGATGTGATGGTGATTCCGAAGGACGCGCCGCATCCGGAAGCGGCGATGAAGTGGATGAACTACATCGAAGATCCGAAGGTGAGTGCGGAAATTACGAATGAGGTTTTCTATCCGACTGCGAATCGTGCGGCGCGGCAGTTTGTGACGCCGACTATTGAGCAGGATGCGAATGTTTATCCGCCTGAGGCTGTGCTGAACAAGATGACGTTGATGCGGCCGCAGCCGGCGCCGATCATGCGGTTGGAGAATCGGCTTTGGGCGCAGTTGAAGTCGGGTAGTTGA
- a CDS encoding LysR family transcriptional regulator, with the protein MNVQALRYFLTLSTTGSFLATARHFEVPASSVSRFIASLERELGQQLFYRSTRAVTLTEQGQRYYSQVREAVELLDNAADQLAHRDAGIRGLVKINAPMGLGRLHIAHLVNELQAKYPDLSVELTLTDSVIDPVQEGVDITIRVGQLIDSGLIGKVVGAHRYLLAASPEYLALHGTPQTPDDLLQHSCLLFKGTQAPQRWYFRRSSKETFKPQDVSGPLRSNNAEVLVAAALAGRGIVLFPSWVFAPASFKDRKLVSLLTDWDISVSVEELYIQILSAENRLRSRKVREVSAFLVDAIGSPPYWDNV; encoded by the coding sequence ATGAACGTCCAGGCTTTACGTTACTTTTTGACGCTCTCGACGACTGGGAGTTTTCTAGCCACAGCCCGACACTTCGAGGTCCCGGCTTCGTCGGTGTCACGATTCATTGCGTCTCTGGAAAGGGAACTGGGACAGCAACTCTTTTACAGGAGCACGCGTGCCGTCACGCTCACCGAGCAGGGGCAGCGCTACTATTCGCAAGTACGTGAGGCTGTAGAACTGCTGGATAACGCTGCCGATCAGCTCGCCCATAGAGACGCCGGCATCCGGGGACTGGTAAAGATCAATGCGCCAATGGGGCTTGGCAGGCTCCATATCGCCCATCTGGTCAATGAGCTGCAAGCCAAATATCCCGACCTGTCGGTAGAACTCACTCTCACGGATAGCGTCATTGATCCGGTGCAGGAAGGTGTGGATATCACGATACGTGTAGGGCAACTAATAGATTCGGGGCTAATAGGCAAGGTCGTGGGTGCTCATCGATACTTGCTTGCTGCGAGCCCTGAATACCTGGCTTTGCATGGCACTCCGCAAACCCCGGATGATCTCTTACAGCACAGTTGCCTCTTGTTCAAGGGTACGCAAGCACCGCAGAGGTGGTATTTCAGGCGCTCGTCCAAGGAGACCTTCAAGCCGCAGGACGTAAGCGGTCCGTTGCGAAGCAACAATGCCGAGGTATTGGTGGCTGCTGCTTTGGCAGGACGCGGAATCGTGCTCTTCCCAAGCTGGGTGTTCGCTCCGGCAAGCTTTAAAGATCGGAAGCTTGTGAGCTTGCTGACAGACTGGGATATCTCCGTGTCCGTTGAAGAGCTATACATTCAGATTCTCTCGGCTGAGAACAGGCTGCGGTCTCGAAAAGTGCGCGAGGTATCCGCTTTCCTTGTCGATGCGATCGGATCGCCCCCTTACTGGGACAATGTGTAG